The Fundidesulfovibrio terrae genomic sequence CGCGGCCAGCATCACCGGCAGCATGGCCGCCACGTGGGCGGTGACGCTGGCGAACATGTAGTGGCTCAGGAAGAAAATGACCACCAGTCCGAGCATGGCCGCCGTGGGGGACAGGCCCGCCAGGGAGCCGGAGATGGACTTGGCGAACCACTCCAGGAAGCCGGTCTTGGCCAGGCCGCCGGCCAGGGTGACCAGGGTGGCGAACCAGGCCAGCACGTTCCAGGCCTGCTTGTTGCCTACGATGTCGTCCCAGCTGACAACCTTGAACAGGGCCATGAGGCAGATGGCCGCGATGGCCACGGTGGTGCCGTTGATTTCCTTGCCCAGGAAGATCCAGCAGGCCAGGGCTCCGGCAGCGAGGAGTCCCATGACGATCTCGCGAAAGGAGACGGGGCCCAGCTTGGAAAGTTCCGCGCCAGCCCAGGCCGGGGCGTCGTCGGAGGACTTCTTGGTGGGCGGGTAGAGGATGTAGGCCAGAAGCGGGGTCACGGCGAAGAGGATCAGGCCCACGGGCAGGAAGCTCATGAACCAGTCGTTCCAGCTGAGCGACACCTTGGCGGTCTTCTCAACCAGGGACTGGGCCAGCAGGTTGGGGGCCAGGGCGGTGAGGAACATGGAGGAGGTGACGCAGGTGGTGGCCAGGGCGGTCCACATCAGGTAGGCCCCCAGGCCGCGCGGGTTGTTCTCCGGGGTGGAGCCGTAGAGCGGGGGGATGTTCTTGATGATGGGGAAGATGGTGCCGCCGCTGCGGGCCGTGTTGGAGGGCATGAACGGGGCCAGCACCAGGTCGGCCAGGGCCACGGCGTAGCCCAGGCCCAGGGCGCGCCTGCCCATGAGCTTGATGAGCGACAACGCGATGCGCTTGCCCAGCCCGGTCTTTTCGTAGCCCAGGGCGAACATGAAGGCCGCGAAGATGAGCCACACCGTGCCGTCGGAGAAGCCGGACAGGGCCCAGCTGATGGACGCGGCGGCCGTGCCGGGCTTTCCCGGGGCGGCGGGGACGAGGTTGAGCACGGCGGCCAGGGACACGCCGATCAGGCCGGCCAAGGCCGGAGCGATGGGTTCCAGAACCAGCGCGGCCACCACGGCCACGAACACGGCGAAATACGTCCATGCTCCGCCGGACAGGCCGGCGGGAGCGGGGATGGCCCAGACGGCCAGCCCGGCGATCACGGGGATCAGGGCCTTCACATTCACTTTCATAGCGTCTCCTCGTTGCATGACGGCCCGGACCACCACTCAGCCTTCCGCTCCGGGCCCAGGCGGAAGGGACTGCCCATTGGAGGCTGGCGAGCGGGGAGCTCGCCAGGAGCCTCGCCCCGAACGACCACAGCAGGGAATATGCCAACAACGCTTGAACAGCTCAACAATCTGGAATGAAAAGAGAAAACGACTCTTCCGGGCGTTTTGCGTCCGGCGAAGGGGCATAACCTGGGCTATGCCTGGCTTGGCGATATCATGGAAATTTTGAGAAATCGAGGTGTTGCGGCCCATTCCCTGGGGAATGGGCATGAAAACGGTTATGGGGGTTTGGCGGGCCTGAAGGGGTGAGCGCTACCTGGGCTTGTCGTCAAGCATGACCGGGGTGCAGCCGTCGTTGCCGTTGCTTCTGCAGTTCTCAG encodes the following:
- a CDS encoding anion permease, which translates into the protein MKVNVKALIPVIAGLAVWAIPAPAGLSGGAWTYFAVFVAVVAALVLEPIAPALAGLIGVSLAAVLNLVPAAPGKPGTAAASISWALSGFSDGTVWLIFAAFMFALGYEKTGLGKRIALSLIKLMGRRALGLGYAVALADLVLAPFMPSNTARSGGTIFPIIKNIPPLYGSTPENNPRGLGAYLMWTALATTCVTSSMFLTALAPNLLAQSLVEKTAKVSLSWNDWFMSFLPVGLILFAVTPLLAYILYPPTKKSSDDAPAWAGAELSKLGPVSFREIVMGLLAAGALACWIFLGKEINGTTVAIAAICLMALFKVVSWDDIVGNKQAWNVLAWFATLVTLAGGLAKTGFLEWFAKSISGSLAGLSPTAAMLGLVVIFFLSHYMFASVTAHVAAMLPVMLAAAMAVPGINIPLVSMLLCSTLGIMGVITPYGTGPSPIYYGSGYIKGKDFWVLGLVFGAIYLGVFLLIGFPWNLARA